In the Armatimonadota bacterium genome, one interval contains:
- a CDS encoding DUF3343 domain-containing protein encodes MTEYGFLLFHTTSMAMRADRTLRKAQLPARLVPTPRQLSSDCGIAIRFELSDEERILGALSESGVEAAQVAHLETPG; translated from the coding sequence ATGACCGAGTACGGATTCTTGCTTTTCCACACGACTTCCATGGCGATGCGCGCGGACAGGACGCTGCGCAAGGCCCAACTCCCGGCACGCCTGGTTCCCACCCCTCGGCAGCTCAGCAGCGACTGCGGTATCGCAATTCGGTTCGAGCTATCCGATGAAGAGCGGATTCTGGGCGCATTGTCTGAATCGGGCGTCGAAGCCGCGCAGGTCGCGCATCTTGAGACGCCCGGCTAG
- the araH gene encoding L-arabinose ABC transporter permease AraH, which translates to MPDGAKGASKIGPVLATIWDRAGMLLVFALLMVACSLSVDRFATWVNMKGLALSVSTIGMVACTMLFCLASGDFDLSIGSVVACAGVVAAVVINATGSVATGIAVAILAGGFVGLTNGIVIAKFRINALITTLATMQIVRGLGYIISDGKAVGVSREGFFVLGNSAPLGVPTPVWITLACFVIFGLLLSRTVFGRNTLAVGGNQEAARLAGIPVERLKISIFTMQGLMAGFAGVVLASRMTSGQPMASMGFELEVISACVLGGVSLTGGVGSMGYVVAGVLIMGTVQNAMNLSGVPPFYQYVARGAILLAAVLLDRAKQARAGR; encoded by the coding sequence ATGCCGGACGGCGCGAAAGGCGCGTCCAAGATTGGGCCAGTCCTCGCGACCATCTGGGACCGCGCGGGAATGCTGCTGGTGTTCGCCCTGCTCATGGTGGCCTGCAGCCTGTCCGTTGACCGTTTCGCCACCTGGGTGAACATGAAGGGTCTGGCGCTATCCGTGTCCACCATCGGCATGGTCGCCTGCACCATGCTCTTCTGCCTGGCGTCCGGCGATTTCGACCTGTCCATCGGCTCGGTGGTTGCCTGTGCCGGCGTGGTGGCAGCGGTGGTCATCAACGCCACCGGCAGCGTCGCCACCGGCATCGCCGTGGCCATCCTGGCGGGCGGTTTCGTGGGCCTGACCAACGGCATCGTTATCGCCAAGTTCAGGATCAATGCACTGATTACGACCCTCGCCACCATGCAGATCGTGCGCGGGCTGGGCTACATCATCTCTGACGGCAAGGCCGTGGGTGTCAGCCGCGAGGGGTTCTTCGTCCTGGGGAACTCCGCGCCACTGGGCGTGCCGACACCGGTCTGGATTACACTTGCATGCTTCGTAATCTTCGGCCTGCTCTTGAGCCGTACCGTATTCGGCCGAAACACCCTCGCGGTCGGTGGGAACCAGGAGGCTGCGCGGCTCGCGGGCATTCCCGTGGAGCGCCTGAAGATCAGCATCTTCACAATGCAGGGGCTCATGGCCGGTTTCGCCGGGGTGGTACTGGCATCCCGCATGACCAGCGGCCAGCCCATGGCGTCCATGGGCTTCGAACTTGAGGTCATCTCCGCGTGCGTTCTCGGCGGGGTATCTCTCACCGGCGGTGTCGGCTCAATGGGCTACGTGGTGGCAGGAGTGCTCATCATGGGCACGGTCCAGAATGCCATGAACCTGTCCGGCGTGCCGCCGTTCTACCAATACGTGGCTCGCGGCGCGATTCTACTGGCCGCCGTGCTCCTCGACCGCGCGAAGCAAGCGCGAGCCGGCCGGTAA
- the araG gene encoding L-arabinose ABC transporter ATP-binding protein AraG codes for MDEGSPYLQFEGIGKTFPGVRALDAVTFGAREGAVHAIIGENGAGKSTLLKILSGALTPTEGALRIAGSPRIFRSTADALQAGIAVIYQELHLVPQMTVAENLYLGHLPARGGVVDRRGLRADATRQLASLGEDIAPDARVGRLPIGQRQMVEVAKALTWGAKIIAFDEPTSSLSDREVHNLFAVIRRLRDQGQVILYVSHRLDEIFQICDSVTVLRDGRLVETFETLEGVTRDTLVNRMVGRDIHDIYGYQPRAKGRLVLEVDGLFGPGLAEPVSLTAAAGEVLGIFGLVGAGRSELMRLLFGAVPARSGDIRVDGNPVTIRSPRDAIRAGIVLCPEDRKDEGIIPVRSVLENLNLSARRRHLRWGFVIDESWEQANARQQVDRLGIRTPSLQQLILHLSGGNQQKVILARWLSERVRVLLFDEPTRGIDVGTRREIYSIMYDLADQGIAVVMVSSDLPEVLGVADRILVMREGRVSGELTRGQATQESVLHLALPAGASESAA; via the coding sequence ATGGACGAGGGCTCGCCCTACCTGCAGTTCGAGGGCATCGGCAAGACATTCCCAGGCGTGCGCGCGCTGGATGCGGTCACTTTCGGCGCGCGAGAAGGCGCCGTGCATGCGATCATCGGCGAAAACGGCGCGGGCAAATCCACTCTCCTGAAGATCCTCAGCGGCGCACTCACGCCGACCGAGGGCGCCCTGCGAATCGCGGGTTCGCCAAGGATCTTCCGATCCACCGCCGACGCGCTCCAGGCAGGCATTGCCGTGATCTACCAGGAACTGCATCTGGTGCCGCAGATGACCGTGGCCGAAAACCTGTATCTGGGTCATCTCCCCGCACGTGGCGGAGTGGTGGACCGCCGCGGTCTGCGTGCCGACGCAACCCGGCAACTGGCGTCCCTCGGGGAGGACATCGCGCCGGACGCCCGGGTGGGACGCCTGCCCATCGGGCAGAGGCAGATGGTCGAGGTTGCCAAGGCCCTCACATGGGGCGCGAAGATCATCGCCTTCGACGAACCCACCAGCAGCCTGTCTGATCGCGAGGTCCACAATCTCTTCGCTGTGATCCGCAGGCTGCGCGATCAGGGCCAGGTAATCCTCTATGTCTCGCACCGCCTGGACGAGATTTTCCAGATCTGCGATTCCGTGACCGTGCTGCGCGACGGCCGGCTCGTGGAGACTTTCGAAACCCTCGAGGGCGTCACCCGCGACACTCTTGTCAACCGCATGGTCGGCCGGGACATTCACGACATCTACGGATATCAGCCCCGGGCGAAGGGCAGGCTGGTTCTGGAGGTGGATGGGCTTTTCGGGCCCGGCCTGGCCGAACCCGTGTCGCTGACGGCGGCAGCCGGCGAGGTACTGGGCATTTTCGGCCTGGTGGGCGCGGGACGCAGCGAGTTGATGCGCCTGCTGTTCGGCGCGGTGCCCGCGCGATCAGGCGATATCCGCGTCGACGGCAACCCCGTCACAATCCGCTCACCCCGGGACGCGATCCGCGCGGGCATCGTGCTCTGCCCTGAGGACCGCAAGGACGAGGGCATTATCCCCGTTCGCTCGGTGCTGGAGAACCTGAACCTCAGCGCGAGGCGCCGTCACCTGCGCTGGGGTTTCGTCATCGATGAGAGCTGGGAGCAAGCAAACGCCAGGCAGCAGGTGGATAGGCTGGGCATCAGGACGCCCTCCTTGCAGCAACTGATCCTGCACCTGTCAGGCGGAAACCAGCAGAAGGTGATCCTCGCTCGGTGGCTATCCGAGCGGGTGCGAGTGCTCCTTTTCGACGAGCCGACGCGGGGCATCGATGTGGGCACGCGGCGCGAGATCTACTCGATCATGTACGACCTCGCAGACCAGGGCATCGCAGTGGTCATGGTCTCCAGCGACCTGCCCGAGGTGCTCGGAGTCGCTGACCGGATACTCGTCATGCGCGAAGGCCGGGTATCGGGGGAACTCACCCGTGGACAGGCCACGCAGGAATCGGTCCTGCACCTGGCGCTTCCCGCCGGGGCAAGCGAATCGGCCGCATAG
- a CDS encoding arabinose ABC transporter substrate-binding protein has product MRLVCLLTVILALALIAGCAKPPTPAPNDAPAPPVKEGEQGTDKPNNIKIGFIVKQPEEPWFQNEWKFAQQAADKYGFELVKIGAPDGEKVLAAIDNLAAGGAQGFIICTPDVRLGPAIVMRAKSHNLKLIAVDDQFVDADGKFMTDVHYLGISARKIGESVGRYLWDEMQKRKWPLEETAVCAVTFDELDTAKERTDGAIEALKKAGFPEQRIFRAPEKTTDVPGALDAVDILLTEHPEPKRWLVLAMNDNAVLGAVRALEGRGFGADRVIGIGINGTDCIVEFEKEKPTGFWGSILLEPKKHGFGTAEMMYKWIAEGTEPPLDTRTMGSLITRDNYKQVLKEQGLLDE; this is encoded by the coding sequence ATGCGCCTGGTCTGCCTGCTGACGGTCATCCTGGCCCTTGCGCTCATCGCGGGCTGTGCGAAGCCACCCACTCCAGCCCCAAACGATGCACCCGCACCCCCGGTGAAAGAGGGCGAGCAGGGCACTGACAAGCCCAATAACATCAAGATCGGATTCATCGTCAAGCAGCCCGAAGAGCCGTGGTTCCAGAACGAGTGGAAGTTCGCCCAGCAGGCCGCGGACAAGTACGGCTTCGAGCTGGTGAAGATCGGCGCGCCCGATGGCGAGAAAGTCCTGGCGGCCATCGACAATCTCGCGGCAGGCGGCGCGCAGGGCTTCATTATCTGCACCCCTGACGTTCGCCTGGGGCCCGCAATCGTCATGCGCGCTAAGTCCCACAACCTGAAGCTCATCGCCGTGGACGACCAGTTCGTGGATGCCGACGGCAAGTTTATGACCGACGTCCATTACCTGGGGATCTCGGCGCGAAAGATCGGCGAGAGCGTGGGGCGATACCTGTGGGACGAGATGCAGAAGCGCAAGTGGCCGCTGGAGGAAACCGCTGTCTGCGCGGTGACATTCGACGAGCTTGACACGGCGAAAGAGCGCACCGACGGCGCAATCGAGGCGCTCAAGAAGGCGGGCTTCCCTGAGCAGAGAATTTTCCGCGCACCCGAGAAGACTACGGATGTTCCCGGCGCATTGGACGCCGTGGACATTCTGCTCACGGAGCATCCCGAGCCCAAGCGCTGGCTGGTGCTTGCCATGAACGACAACGCGGTCCTGGGCGCTGTGCGGGCCCTCGAGGGCCGCGGGTTCGGCGCGGATAGGGTCATCGGCATCGGCATCAATGGCACCGACTGTATCGTGGAGTTCGAAAAAGAGAAGCCCACCGGTTTCTGGGGCTCGATCCTTCTTGAGCCGAAGAAGCACGGATTCGGGACCGCTGAGATGATGTATAAGTGGATCGCTGAGGGCACTGAGCCGCCGCTGGACACCCGGACCATGGGGAGCCTGATTACGCGGGACAACTACAAGCAGGTGCTCAAGGAACAGGGCCTGCTGGACGAGTAG
- a CDS encoding sulfatase, translating to MNVICILMDSLNRHFLPLYGNDWVKTPNLDRLAERSAIFTNNYIGSMPCMPTRRDLWTGCVEFPWRPWGSLEPYDNPLPRVCKANGVTTMLISDHYHLWEDGGENYHTDFDGWEFIRGHENDPWATEPAPRPAEVLDNLTPRYQRNMARFQREADYLSPRTFQTTADWLEANHHAHDRFFLMVDEFDPHEPFHVPPPYDTMYDPDYDGPFFIWPRYGRNDYYTEDQVRHIRAQYAGKVTMADRWLGRVLDRMDDFGLWDNTMLILMTDHGHFLGEHGWWGKPTCPQFEAIAHRPMLIHMPGDLCAGQRIDAVTTTVDFYPTILEGFEIEPPGPCHGRSMVPLMDGRAQSIRNSALYGWFGAHMQVTDGRCTYMRAARTPSNEPLYIYTNRWSTAPWWRIPMPDQRMECGDFVPHADGMPVCRMPVEPEDMRRLHCEPELVTGEDYLFDISADPNERENLAGTELQVEYEDLMRSAMQELQVPPEQYERMGL from the coding sequence ATGAACGTCATCTGCATCCTGATGGACAGCCTCAACCGCCACTTTCTGCCCTTGTATGGCAATGATTGGGTGAAGACGCCCAATCTCGACCGTCTCGCGGAGCGTTCCGCCATCTTCACCAATAATTACATCGGCTCGATGCCCTGCATGCCCACCCGTAGGGACCTGTGGACCGGTTGCGTCGAGTTCCCCTGGCGGCCGTGGGGATCGCTGGAGCCCTACGACAACCCTCTCCCCCGGGTCTGCAAGGCCAATGGCGTCACCACCATGCTGATAAGTGACCATTACCACCTGTGGGAGGACGGCGGAGAGAACTACCACACCGACTTCGACGGCTGGGAGTTCATCCGCGGCCATGAGAATGACCCGTGGGCGACCGAACCCGCGCCGCGGCCCGCGGAAGTGCTGGACAACCTCACGCCCCGATATCAGCGCAACATGGCAAGGTTCCAGCGCGAGGCCGACTACCTCTCCCCCCGCACGTTCCAGACGACAGCGGACTGGCTCGAGGCCAACCATCATGCCCACGACCGCTTCTTTCTTATGGTGGACGAGTTCGACCCCCACGAGCCCTTCCACGTGCCGCCGCCCTATGACACCATGTATGACCCGGACTACGACGGCCCGTTCTTCATCTGGCCTCGTTATGGGCGCAATGACTACTACACCGAGGACCAGGTGCGTCACATCCGCGCTCAGTACGCCGGCAAGGTCACCATGGCCGACCGCTGGCTGGGCAGGGTGCTGGACCGCATGGACGATTTCGGCCTGTGGGACAACACCATGCTCATTCTCATGACCGACCACGGGCATTTCCTGGGCGAGCATGGCTGGTGGGGCAAGCCCACCTGCCCGCAGTTCGAGGCCATCGCCCATCGGCCCATGCTGATCCACATGCCAGGGGACCTTTGCGCGGGACAGCGAATAGACGCGGTGACCACCACCGTGGACTTCTACCCCACGATTCTCGAGGGCTTCGAGATCGAGCCGCCCGGTCCGTGTCACGGGAGATCAATGGTGCCGCTCATGGACGGCCGGGCCCAGAGCATTCGCAACAGCGCTCTGTATGGGTGGTTCGGGGCCCACATGCAGGTCACGGATGGCCGCTGCACATACATGCGCGCCGCGCGCACGCCCAGCAATGAGCCGTTGTACATCTATACAAATCGCTGGTCCACCGCACCCTGGTGGCGGATACCCATGCCCGATCAGCGCATGGAGTGCGGGGATTTCGTGCCCCACGCCGACGGCATGCCGGTCTGCCGGATGCCGGTGGAACCAGAAGACATGCGACGCCTGCACTGCGAGCCGGAACTCGTCACCGGGGAGGACTACCTGTTCGACATCAGCGCCGACCCCAACGAGCGCGAGAATCTCGCGGGGACCGAGCTGCAGGTGGAGTATGAAGATCTCATGCGCTCGGCCATGCAGGAATTGCAGGTTCCGCCGGAGCAATATGAGCGGATGGGATTGTAG
- a CDS encoding AAA family ATPase → MYQSITIRNYRRFEELVMTDIGGINIIAGENNVGKTALLEAIYLRGNHGSVRILDDILDRRGYTLRDRRSMGAEAWLSLFHRFDASRAIAIDAMPSERDTGASLENALAYGSLVLRQVDRMEELSDVLGSEEAENWYRRYGDVRPGEFLPVLVAELTDPVGNSRARVALTPRAAAYSVMARSSAMGPPFLVSSDCRHDASFDGWVRELVTSKRLPLLVDTLRIIEPRLEAIHAAPMPEGSSALYGDVGLPHLVSLGDMGDGMNRLATFLLAIASSGGSAVLIDEIENGLHHSVHVKVWRALAEACRVFDVQLFATTHSLECIEAAWQALRDVPEPTLRVHRLHELQGRIVDVVYGPEEIGAALEAGLEVR, encoded by the coding sequence GTGTACCAGAGCATCACGATCCGCAACTACCGCCGGTTCGAGGAACTGGTGATGACCGACATCGGCGGCATCAACATCATCGCCGGTGAAAACAACGTTGGGAAGACGGCGTTGCTTGAGGCGATCTATCTCCGCGGCAACCACGGGAGCGTGCGCATCCTGGATGACATACTCGATCGACGAGGATACACTCTGAGGGACCGTCGCTCGATGGGTGCCGAGGCGTGGCTCTCGCTCTTCCACCGGTTCGACGCTTCCCGAGCGATAGCGATTGATGCAATGCCGTCGGAGCGGGACACCGGGGCAAGCCTCGAGAACGCTCTTGCTTACGGCAGTCTTGTGCTTAGACAGGTTGATCGAATGGAGGAGCTAAGCGACGTGCTCGGCTCCGAGGAGGCCGAGAACTGGTACCGTCGCTACGGCGACGTTAGGCCCGGCGAGTTCCTTCCCGTTCTCGTGGCGGAACTCACGGACCCCGTGGGCAATTCGAGGGCACGGGTGGCTCTCACGCCGAGAGCGGCAGCGTACTCGGTCATGGCCCGTTCATCCGCCATGGGGCCACCATTTCTCGTTAGCAGCGACTGCCGACATGATGCGAGCTTCGATGGTTGGGTGCGAGAACTCGTTACCAGCAAACGCCTCCCTTTGCTGGTCGACACATTGCGCATCATCGAGCCTCGGCTGGAGGCCATACACGCAGCACCGATGCCCGAAGGCTCGTCGGCGCTCTACGGTGATGTGGGGCTACCGCACCTGGTCTCGCTCGGAGACATGGGCGACGGCATGAACCGGCTCGCAACCTTCTTGCTTGCAATCGCAAGCTCAGGCGGGAGTGCAGTTCTCATCGACGAGATTGAGAACGGCCTTCATCACTCGGTGCATGTCAAAGTGTGGCGCGCGCTTGCAGAGGCCTGTCGTGTGTTCGATGTTCAGTTGTTCGCAACCACGCACAGCCTTGAGTGCATTGAAGCCGCTTGGCAGGCGTTGCGAGACGTTCCCGAGCCAACGCTTCGCGTCCACCGGCTGCACGAACTGCAGGGCCGCATCGTGGACGTGGTCTACGGTCCCGAAGAGATTGGCGCCGCGCTTGAGGCCGGCCTGGAGGTGCGGTGA